In the Anastrepha obliqua isolate idAnaObli1 chromosome 1, idAnaObli1_1.0, whole genome shotgun sequence genome, one interval contains:
- the LOC129250486 gene encoding uncharacterized protein LOC129250486: protein MYRNGCWSGNGGGGGDVIAIALLWIGLAALNTPTTAITTNASAAITISTIIPTTTMAAPNPQIPYTANRKINPNTAQLRPTPVAAATVAKPLLASTSTLTRTPTTAEAASVSASSLISMLPPLSRTNAANYFTLTGKFNPFGRKRRAAAVNAAVAATTLDSNPNTNSWESNKNKSSFTTPLNVSQHAGELCNRRCVAGDSRICYFKFVLEHYQVMGVACGRCSLGITADCFAPQCILADGYEKGVMSINRQLPGPAIQVCRDDLIVVDVVNQALGTAAAIHWHGQHMVATPWSDGVPFVTQCPIHFANSFRYYFWATEVGTHFYHSHSGHHKVNGQYGALIVRDDPTLMLNSNTYDFDLPEHYILMSDWMHTYAEQYFPGEPSAAGIFPDAVLINGRGIYYTKDGVRAPTIVPPMRYYVIPGKRYRFRLINSISHSCPFQLQIERHNISIIASDSYDLKSRDFNTLISNAGERYDFVLTANNTAGDYWIRARGMGVCAILPTESFALIRYVSNDATGESDDERPLPAMPLYNETFIPGVFLNHPNGTCGAADNHCISELEALEKDEPLRTAIPDHQFLLTFHNFPVPNSEIFKNGTYYHFANLQNNLTIVGAINNLTFVFPNYPPLTQPEAMNETQFCTELERPAACLGNRLCPCVHRLHIRLGSIVELILVDATELVGRLHHPFHLHGHRFIVTGLGRDSSGAPITVLAAKQLKANKLLPYNSNNTSPPFKDTVSIPSRGYAVVRFRAENPGFWLMHCHYEWHLAIGMGLILQVGNMSEMVPAPKGFPSCGNYLPELDEIEGFTTKNYYM from the exons ATGTATAGAAACGGTTGCTGGAGCGGCAACGGTGGTGGTGGGGGCGACGTCATTGCCATAGCTTTACTGTGGATTGGGCTTGCTGCACTCAACACACCGACAACGGCTATAACGACAAATGCCAGCGCGGCAATAACAATATCAACaataataccaacaacaacaatggcagcGCCAAATCCACAAATCCCATATACAgcaaatcgaaaaataaatccaaatacCGCGCAACTACGGCCAACAccagtagcagcagcaacagttGCAAAGCCTTTGCTCGCGTCCACATCCACATTGACACGCACACCCACAACAGCTGAGGCAGCTTCAGTCTCAGCTTCATCCTTAATATCCATGCTGCCGCCATTGAGTCGCACCAACGCTGCAAATTACTTCACTTTAACTGGCAAATTTAATCCGTTTGGTAGGAAGCGTCGGGCAGCAGCTGTAAATGCAGCTGTTGCTGCCACAACGCTTGACAGTAATCCTAATACCAACAGCTGGGagagtaacaaaaataaaagttctttTACCACACCGTTAAATGTTAGTCAACATGCCGGCGAGCTGTGCAATCGTCGCTGCGTGGCTGGCGACAGTCGCATTTGCTATTTCAAATTTGTGCTCGAACATTACCAGGTCATGGGAGT tGCTTGTGGCCGCTGCTCGCTTGGCATTACCGCCGATTGCTTTGCACCGCAATGCATCTTGGCAGATGGCTATGAGAAGGGTGTTATGAGCATTAACCGTCAGCTACCCGGACCTGCTATTCAGGTGTGTCGTGATGATTTGATTGTAGTAGATGTGGTCAACCAAGCGCTTGGCACTGCCGCAGCTATTCATTGGCATGGTCAGCATATGGTTGCAACCCCTTGGTCGGATGGTGTACCCTTTGTCACTCAATGTCCAATACATTTTGCCAATTCGTTCCGTTACTACTTTTGGGCCACCGAAGTGGGTACGCATTTCTACCATTCGCATTCAG GTCATCACAAGGTTAACGGCCAGTATGGCGCGCTTATCGTGCGGGACGATCCGACGCTTATGCTCAACAGCAACACCTACGATTTCGATTTACCCGAACACTATATACTCATGTCCGATTGGATGCATACATATGCCGAGCAATATTTTCCTGGTGAGCCCAGTGCGGCAGGAATATTTCCAGATGCGGTGCTAATCAATGGGCGTggtatttattatacaaaagatgGCGTGCGAGCACCGACCATAGTGCCTCCAATGCGCTATTATGTCATACCTGGGAAGCGCTATCGTTTTCGTTTAATAAACTCGATTAGTCATTCGTGTCCTTTTCAGTTACAA ATCGAGCGTCACAATATAAGCATCATTGCTTCTGATTCTTACGACTTAAAGTCACGTGATTTCAATACGCTAATTTCCAATGCCGGTGAACGTTATGATTTTGTCTTGACCGCTAATAATACGGCTGGAGACTATTGGATTCGTGCACGTGGCATGGGCGTGTGCGCTATTCTACCCACCGAGTCTTTTGCCTTGATACGCTATGTAAGTAATGATGCCACAGGGGAGTCTGATGATGAACGTCCTCTGCCAGCAATGCCGCTATATAATGAGACTTTCATCCCGGGTGTG TTTCTCAATCATCCCAACGGCACCTGTGGTGCTGCCGACAATCACTGCATTAGCGAACTTGAAGCTCTGGAAAAAGATGAACCATTGCGCACTGCCATACCAGATCATCAATTCTTGTTGACTTTTCATAACTTCCCTGTACCTAATAGTGAGATCTTCAAGAATGGCACTTACTATCACTTTGCGA ACCTTCAAAACAACCTAACCATAGTGGGTGCCATTAACAATCTTACTTTCGTCTTTCCCAATTATCCGCCACTGACGCAACCGGAAGCAATGAACGAAACACAATTCTGCACTGAACTTGAACGACCAGCTGCATGTCTGGGAAATCGTCTCTGTCCATGTGTGCATCGACTACACATACGATTGGGCAGTATTGTGGAGCTGATTTTAGTAGATGCAACGGAAT TGGTTGGCCGCTTGCATCATCCTTTTCACTTGCATGgccatcgttttattgtaaCTGGCTTGGGACGTGATTCGAGTGGAGCGCCAATAACTGTTTTGGCTGCCAAGCAATTGAAAGCCAACAAATTGTTGCCATATAACAGCAACAATACAAGCCCACCATTCAAGGATACTGTATCGATACCGAGTCGCGGATATGCAGTTGTACGTTTTCGTGCTGAGAATCCGG GCTTTTGGCTGATGCACTGCCACTACGAATGGCATTTGGCCATCGGCATGGGCTTAATACTACAGGTGGGCAATATGAGTGAAATGGTGCCAGCACCGAAAGGATTTCCCAGCTGTGGTAATTAcctgcctgaattggacgaaaTCGAAGGATTTACCACAAAAAACTACTATATGTAA